Below is a genomic region from Pleuronectes platessa chromosome 18, fPlePla1.1, whole genome shotgun sequence.
CAGTATTGAGGCAATGCAGTCAGGCGGACAGGGGTAAAGGGGAAGGGGGGAGCAGGAGTCAGGGCCTGGTGGTTTGGAGCCACAGCGTCTGTCCTTTCACCGGGGGGGTACCAGGGAGACCCCTggcaacaaacaacaacagcggCTAACGAGAGACGGGGGCCTGCGCCTGTTCACTTTGATCGTTagtcacacacatggaccttGTCAAACAAACTCAAACTCCCCCAAATGCTTCCTTGTTGGATTTTATGAGGAAAAACCAGCTTCCTctcagagaagagaaagaaatgtcAGTTTAGCACAACACAGAAACTAACTCTGTGAGATCTGTAGCTCTGATTAAAGAGCAGCCTGTAACTTAACTCGCACTGCTCTGGCCGCCTCTCCCTTTTTTCTTGTTGAACTGCTCAAAGCTTTGCTGCACCGTGAATGTATTGATTGCAAAAGCAACAAAACCTTATATTATACACACATTCTCCCGGTGTGTTGTGAAAATACCTAAGTCTGTCAAACGTCAACCATTCTCAGGGAACCCCTGGTGATCCAAAACAGTAGGAGATAGTAAAGTGATAGTCCTCGCATGGGAGCCCAgtaccagaggaggaggaggtgtgtgtgtctttgggtTGTTGATAGATCGGAATTACTGggaattttgtgtgtgtgttgctagaGGCCGGCTAGAGCTCCAAGCCTGTGATAGATGGCTCCGGCTGAGAAGAGAGCATTAGCTGTGAGCCGCCCTCGGAGCGGTCACTCAGTCCGGAGGAAGGGGACAAAGCTTGAAATACGTTTAAGTGACGATTCCCTGGAGATAAACTCATAATATCGCTGAAAGAAAAATCCAAAGGGGGAAAAGAAATTATGGGCCGTTGAGATACAGCCAATTTAACCTGCCTCGAGTGCGGGTTAACTCGGCCGTGTCTACGGTTTTACTTGAGTGACTCTTAGCACTCGGGTCTGAAGACGAGAGGGAGGAAGCGTAGTTTACTTAAAGACTATCGTAAAGAGGGTGGAGGagcaaagggagggagggagggacggacGGAGGGGAGGCAGACAgtctgactgtctctctgtATTTGTAATGAGAGGGAGTTTGGAAGGAGGCGGTTGCACACTCGTGTTGTGTTTGTCCGCGTGTCACTCTGACCCTAATGAATGGGTTAAAACGTATATatgacctttttatttttaaccctgTGTCGAGTAAACTCAGGTGTGTTAGTGCTTCTCTGGAGACGCAGTTGTCATTAAGGAATCTGCCGCCCTCTCTTCGGGAGGGTGTGGGTAAcggttggtgtgtttgtgtgtgtgtgtgtgtgtgtgtgtagccctgCAGTTGTCGATACTCATCTCCTGTCTTGCCGGGCTAACTGACTGCTAATGTTTCTCTGTAAACATCAATCAACTCCTGTGGGACATGGGATCAATGTGCACTCACCGCTAactcgcagcagcagcagcagaagcagccgCAGCTACATTGGTCTCACGTTCATCCATATTTATGCACATGTTCTCTTCAGCTCACTCTTCGCCTTATTGCGTTTTCCCTCTTTATTCCTCTCCGACACACatgtaccacacacacaacccctctCTCTATATATCTTGTTCTCTATCTCACATTCCCAGACCTCTAAGTCTCTCCTCTGATTTCCCTCTTGTACACCGGCGTGCAGCCGATCAATATATAATCACAGGTTTTGAGGCTTATATTTATTACCGCTCCAATGCTATAACCATGGTTATCAGTCTCCTGCCACCTGCGTAACCTcgctctgcctcctccctccaggttcctgtgGGACGACTATGCTGTGGAGGTGAAGCTCAATGACTACCTGGACATCGTCTGCCCCCATTACCCCGAGGGCGAGGTGCCGTCGCTGGACGCCGAGCGGTACGTGCTCTACATGGTGGAGCTCGAGGACTACGAATCCTGCAAACCCCAATCGTACGACCAGATGCGCTGGGAGTGCGGCCACCCGTTTGCCCCTCACGCCCCGGAGAAGTTCTCTGAAAAGTTCCAGCGTTTTACTCCGTTTACTCTGGGAAAAGAGTTCCGCCAAGGAGAAAGCTACTATTATATCTGTAAGTATAGCTTTCACTCAGATCTGCACTGCCTTCACGGTTTTCCAATGTTTGCACGAGAGTCTGCAGCCCAAGTTTCAGCTCTGAGATAAATGCTAATGTTTCCAAAGTTTTCCCATATTGAACATTTTCGTTTAGAACGATAGCATTTGCTCATTTGGACTAAGCACAAAAGACATTTAGAGCTGCTGGCAAAGTCATACATTTTGGAGGTTGGTCCTAAACCAAATCGTTGAACAAATGAAAGGTTTGACCTGATGATGACTTGATGAAAAGACCAATACATTACAATTCAGCCAAATACAAAATTTAACGGCAATCAATCCAAGACATTTCAAACTAAACCGCAACTAGATGGTGGCataaataattcataatttGGGAATTTGTCCCAGGAGTGAATGACGATACCATACATTCCCGAaatccagatgttagtgggtagTTTgacagtggaaaaggggcttgaGGCTGACCAATGGGCAACCTGCAGTAATTACCAGCCCAATATCCATGCTTCTGAAAAACTCcactctgaacatgtctgaagCACGGCGGAGTTGGATGGTTTTTGAATTCAAGATTTCCTCGGTCGTCTCTTTGAAGCTTTTCACGGACATAAACCGTTTGCCATCTCTATGCAGCACTCATCTTGCTAGAATGTGACCACAGAGAGTGAGCAATGTTGTCACCCTGACCGTGGCTGTAATTAGCTAAACGGCAGGACAAGACACACTCCGCCTGGTCACAGATGGCGTCCTGAAGCTTTGTGCCCGTGTCTGctgccaagtgtgtgtgtgtttgtgtgtctgtctgtgcatgAAGGTGGATTAAGGGGCCAGGCTAGGATAAGTGTATAAGTTAGGATGTTAacacttgtgttgtttgtttcccGTCCCTGCAGCCAAGCCTTTGCATCACCACGGACAAGAGTGCCTCAGGCTCCGTGTGGACGTCATAGCTGTTGATGGTGAGTTTAACCAACTCCCTGGCCGTGAGGCGAACTGCAAAGTCACCTCTAAGAGTTGTGTCCGGCTTTGGCAAGCATGATAACTTATGGCATTCTTCTTGTCTTCCAGGCTCTCAGGAGGCCagagttgctaaaggaggcccAGGTGGGGCCGCGGCTGGAGCCGGGGGTGGGGTTCACAACCCCTCCAACAGATTGCCTTCAGGTATGTTGACCAGCCCGGCCTCCTTTCTAATTACACCTGACCTCAGAACAATGCAGGTACATTCAGGATTAACGTCGGGGTGTAAAATATGTGGTAGTAATGTGTCTTCTCTATCTCCCATCTTGAAGCGGATGACCCGGTGGTAATCCTGCCAGATGTCCTGGAGAGCAAACGGACGAACTCTGCAGCGGCAGCTTCATCCCTCTCAATCCTCTCACTGCTCGTCCCATTTTCATTACTGCTGTTGTTGCACTGAGGGGACATGAGATGACTGCTGTTGGCggacctttttttttccattcaggGACTACAATGAAGAAAGTCCGTGGGGATGAAACCACTGACTCAAAAACACAGTTTTTCATGCCCAGTGCTGGCCACAGGGGTAGTTTCTTTTTGTGCTGGCAAAGCACGGACATCGCAGATTTGCGCAACATGTGCCGAGAAACTCTAAAGCATTTGAGACAGAGTACATGTGCTTTGTCGTATTTTTCAAGAGatgacactgtttttttttcttggaaaAACCAAGCTCTCCTTGATTTGTACTTTTGGTTACATGCACCTCCTTGGATGATAATCCCAGAAGAAAATATgaagaagtggaggagaggCCGAAAAACAATCAAGCACAAAGACAACAACCCGTTAGATCAAACTTCAGATGGACATTTAAAGGAAAAGTAATCTCTTACCTTTTTGAGCCAAAGATCAGTCATCTCTTCAACTTGTACACTATTCCACCCACTAGTGTTGTGTACTCTTTGTTGTATTGTTCTCGTAGCGGTATGGAGTTGCATTGACGTCCCCGGGATTACTTTATCTAAATGTAGCATTGACACACGGGGGCTGCTCTCATCACAAccatccctttttttttctgtacacTCGACCATGTGCTTCTATACTGTAGCACTAATTCTGCACAGTactgacacacaccacacactgacGCTCTGTaacacatggaaacacacaacattgaGCTGTGTTGCCTGTACATTCTGTGAAGATAATTTATAGCATTTGCAGCTGGGACGTTTTACTGTAAATACCGTGAGCTTATGAAAGGAAATGTTTACCGTTGccggcgagggggggggggggagggtgaggcgtcatctctctctctcttcctcctggtgGAGTTTGTACTTgtgtgaaagggaaaaaaaacgtgtgtgttGAGGTGAGAGGAAGCGATTGTGTGCGAGCTGAGGAGCGATCGATCGTGAGCGTGACGAGACAAAATGTTTTTCTGCCAAAAGCAAACACTGAGATGTTGTGTGTATCACAGAGAGGCTGGACTTTTCTGTGTGTTGGATCCTGCTCCTGTATCTGTTCAACCGTCTGACACAgagctgttttcattttgttttacctGTCTATCACGGTGCTGCCCTTCATGTTACCAACAACAGGCAAAAAATAGGCAaactcaacaaaaaaacacaaacacacagggtgaAGCAATCAGCTATTTAGACTTTTGTAATAACATCACAATTTTTTTGTATGATTTCAAAAAATGTTAGAGTCACCAGTTCGCAGAAGACAAGACAAGGCCTCAAAGCGAGACGCCGAGCACATCTTCACCCGACAGGCTGGCTTGATCAACGAAGCACAACAGTGTATGACTACCATTGAAGTCGAGTCTTTTTTTATCCGAATCCTTGTTACCTGATTTTGTACATCTGTAAGTAAAAAGACGTGTATgatatgtacatatataaatatatatatagaagagTATATGAAAGACCTGTTTGATAAATATTCTAAATGTGAACATttcatgtgaaataaaaaaagatatttttGGAAAACCAGATCAGCTGTCTTGTGAATACTTAATGAGACATCAGGCGTGATAACTGGAGCATGAGTCGAAGCTTCCTGTGTGACCAAGAGCACATTTTGTATTATCCCTTGTATTCTTGCAATCGGTGAAAGTTTTCAAGGTGGTTTCCTGCATTCTGTGGCCTGTCCTGAAGTAATTTGTCTGAAGGCCTATTGATCTGTTGTGTCAGAGGGTTTGAATCAGACTCAGACTGCCTCTCcagcatcaacaaaataaagtttaaatgcAGCTTTCAACCGACAGCAACAGTTCAAAAGTGTGTCACGGCCTTTTCTTCTCACACAGTGTTTATAACCCATGTCATGATGTTGAGATGTGAGTTACTTTGATGCAAGGCCAATGCAAAAGTTTAATTTAGCAAAATAATGTACCTTCAATGCTGTAACTGTAATAAATCTATTATGGTTTTTAATCAtctcaaaacaaaagaaagtcCCCACCCAGGAAAGGCGGATGTCCAAGTTGCCTCTAGCTTTGGGACTAGTTACTGAGTTGGTCAGCCTGTACGTCTCTGAAGCATGAATAATATTTTGCAGGTAATCGTGATTCATCCCGAACAgtgttaataaagatggacgacctctcaccgtccagaaatgaagccaaagtatccAGGCTAGTGACGCTAGCATCTTGCGCGTTTGGAGCCTAGCGGGTGTACAAACGAGAGATAGAGTCACGGTATCAATGCAATGAACGCACTTAACCATCTTTTCATATAATcatataattaatgaaaaccaaacatattaaaaagagatgaacacttgaacatacgTCAGGGTGATgagaaaaaacatctttgagaaacatcAGTTTGACATGTAACcttgtccatgtcccatccactaacatggaggaggcaggctttatcctgtagccagccaccagggggcaatcatgAGGCTTTGACTTAACTTTTGGGGTACAGTCATTTCGTCCTTtattataaacagtctgtgacTCATCCTTTATCTTTTCATCTGGTGTCATGATGAGGTCATAATGCTAACTTGTCTGTTACCTTATCTGATCAACTCCAGCAGTGCTGTGTTTAGCAATTAGCATATGTAAGCATGACATAACATGACAATGGTAAACACTAAACCATGCTGgctttagcatttagctcaaagcaacAGCTGTAGGTTCTTGGTCTTCACTAACCATGTTTTGGGATAAATGTGTAATTATCGACCCTAGAATACAACCTAATAATCCAGCTTCCTAACACAATCATCCTCCTACAAATGAAAGATCAATTGTTCCCTCTGGAACCAGGCTATAAGGGGATGTTGGTGCTATAAGGATTTTTGGAAAATACCCAAACCGTTTCTCCATCCATTTCCAACAGGAAGATCTCATCAGAGGAGCCAATAACACAGATAATGGCTCAGGCACACTAATGTGACAGAGGTGAACCAAATCATGGCCAAGACGGGGAAAGGCTCCAGCGCAGAGATGAAAGAAAAGCAAGCAGAGCTCTCTTTATTACCGAGTCACCATCAGGTTTGCCTTTTGGCATGAAAACCCAGGTGTGACGCTTCTTCTTTTATCTCACGCTTCTGTAAATCTTCTACCGTGACCAACAATACCCGTCCTTACACATTCTTGTgcttctatctttg
It encodes:
- the LOC128461879 gene encoding ephrin-A1, encoding MDLVWIVGFAVSVCAWCASAERHSVYWNSTNPKFLWDDYAVEVKLNDYLDIVCPHYPEGEVPSLDAERYVLYMVELEDYESCKPQSYDQMRWECGHPFAPHAPEKFSEKFQRFTPFTLGKEFRQGESYYYISKPLHHHGQECLRLRVDVIAVDGSQEARVAKGGPGGAAAGAGGGVHNPSNRLPSADDPVVILPDVLESKRTNSAAAASSLSILSLLVPFSLLLLLH